In a genomic window of Poecilia reticulata strain Guanapo unplaced genomic scaffold, Guppy_female_1.0+MT scaffold_777, whole genome shotgun sequence:
- the LOC103461213 gene encoding solute carrier family 22 member 15-like, which yields MALRNGSNATSLVLQRVGAARPGGPVRRRGGVLQLAVHPVLRLRTMVLMYVWYCCSLVYYGLTLGASATSGSRFVNVAMYGLVELPAYPLCIYFINKSW from the exons ATGGCGCTGAGGAACGGCAGCAACGCCACCAGCCTGGTTCTGCAGCGGGTCGGCGCCGCCAGGCCCGGCGGCCCGGTGAGGAGGCGGGGCGGCGTCCTGCAGCTGGCGGTCCATCCGGTGCTGCGCCTCAGGACGATGGTGCTCATGTACGTGTG gtACTGCTGCAGCCTGGTGTATTACGGCCTCACCCTGGGAGCCAGCGCCACGTCGGGGAGTCGCTTCGTTAACGTGGCCATGTACGGCCTGGTGGAGCTGCCGGCCTACCCGCTCTGCATCTATTTCATCAATAAGAG